A single Musa acuminata AAA Group cultivar baxijiao chromosome BXJ2-1, Cavendish_Baxijiao_AAA, whole genome shotgun sequence DNA region contains:
- the LOC135599043 gene encoding TATA-box-binding protein-like isoform X1 — MADQGLEGSQPVDLSKHPSGIVPTLQNIVSTVNLDCKLDLKAIALQARNAEYNPKRFAAVIMRIREPKTTALIFASGKMVCTGAKSEHQSKLAARKYARIIQKLGFPAKFKDFKIQNIVGSCDVKFPIRLEGLAYSHGAFCSYEPELFPGLIYRMKQPKIVLLIFVSGKIVITGAKVREETYTAFENIYPVLTEFRKSQQ, encoded by the exons ATGGCTGATCAGGGCCTTGAGGGGAGCCAACCGGTCGATCTCTCGAAGCACCCATCTGGCATTGTTCCCACGCTTCA GAATATTGTTTCAACTGTTAATTTGGACTGCAAGTTGGATCTCAAAGCAATTGCTCTGCAAGCTCGTAATGCTGAGTACAATCCCAAG CGTTTTGCCGCAGTTATCATGAGAATAAGAGAGCCAAAAACTACTGCATTGATATTTGCATCAGGAAAAATG GTATGTACCGGAGCTAAGAGCGAGCATCAATCCAAACTTGCAGCAAGGAAG TATGCTCGAATAATTCAGAAACTTGGTTTTCCTGCTAAATTTAAG GATTTCAAGATTCAGAATATTGTTGGTTCATGTGACGTCAAATTTCCAATAAGACTAGAAGGCCTTGCATACTCTCATGGTGCCTTCTGCAGT TATGAACCAGAGCTCTTCCCGGGTCTGATCTACCGGATGAAGCAACCAAAGATTGTGCTCCTCATTTTTGTCTCAGGAAAAATTGTTATCACTGGAGCTAAG GTGAGAGAGGAGACATACACCGCATTTGAGAACATATATCCAGTTCTAACAGAGTTCAGGAAAAGCCAGCAATG A
- the LOC135599043 gene encoding TATA-box-binding protein-like isoform X2, which produces MADQGLEGSQPVDLSKHPSGIVPTLQNIVSTVNLDCKLDLKAIALQARNAEYNPKVCTGAKSEHQSKLAARKYARIIQKLGFPAKFKDFKIQNIVGSCDVKFPIRLEGLAYSHGAFCSYEPELFPGLIYRMKQPKIVLLIFVSGKIVITGAKVREETYTAFENIYPVLTEFRKSQQ; this is translated from the exons ATGGCTGATCAGGGCCTTGAGGGGAGCCAACCGGTCGATCTCTCGAAGCACCCATCTGGCATTGTTCCCACGCTTCA GAATATTGTTTCAACTGTTAATTTGGACTGCAAGTTGGATCTCAAAGCAATTGCTCTGCAAGCTCGTAATGCTGAGTACAATCCCAAG GTATGTACCGGAGCTAAGAGCGAGCATCAATCCAAACTTGCAGCAAGGAAG TATGCTCGAATAATTCAGAAACTTGGTTTTCCTGCTAAATTTAAG GATTTCAAGATTCAGAATATTGTTGGTTCATGTGACGTCAAATTTCCAATAAGACTAGAAGGCCTTGCATACTCTCATGGTGCCTTCTGCAGT TATGAACCAGAGCTCTTCCCGGGTCTGATCTACCGGATGAAGCAACCAAAGATTGTGCTCCTCATTTTTGTCTCAGGAAAAATTGTTATCACTGGAGCTAAG GTGAGAGAGGAGACATACACCGCATTTGAGAACATATATCCAGTTCTAACAGAGTTCAGGAAAAGCCAGCAATG A
- the LOC135599042 gene encoding PHD finger protein ING2-like isoform X2: MAIARTGVFVDDYLECIINQTKEQTRYCLGMPSHYSKKVIHEDDEAEFEKMKKEIEASQENALSLCTEKVLLAQQAYELIEGHLKRLDEDLNQFAEDLKQEGKIPPDEPAIRPPLPIVNRDEKRKGGYLTPQPKRLRERDWDRDRDMDIELMPPPGSDRKNIPASADVDQPIDPNEPTYCVCHQVSFGDMIACDNENCEGGEWFHYSCVGLTPETRFKGKWFCPTCRNQQ, translated from the exons ATGGCAATCGCGAGGACCGGGGTCTTCGTCGACGATTATTTGGAAT GTATTATAAACCAGACAAAAGAACAGACAAGGTATTGTTTAGGAATGCCTTCTCACTACTCGAAGAAGGTAATCCATGAAGATGATGAGGCAGAATTCGAGAAGATGAAAAAAGAGATCGAAGCTAGCCAGGAAAATGCATTGAGCCTGTGCACAGAGAAAGTTTTGCTAGCCCAACAAGCTTATGAACTG ATAGAGGGCCATTTGAAGCGCCTAGATGAGGATTTGAACCAGTTTGCAGAAGACTTAAAGCAAG AAGGAAAGATTCCACCAGATGAACCAGCTATTCGTCCTCCACTTCCTATAGTGAATAGGGATGAAAAACGCAAGGGAGGTTATTTAACTCCTCAACCAAAGAGGCTCAGAGAAAGGGATTGGGATAGAGACCGGGATATGGATATAGAACTTATGCCTCCTCCAGGTagtgatagaaaaaatattccAGCATCTGCTGACGTTGATCAACCTATTGACCCAAATGAGCCAACATATTGTGTCTGCCATCAG GTGTCATTTGGAGATATGATCGCATGTGACAATGAAAAT TGTGAAGGAGGTGAATGGTTCCATTATTCATGCGTCGGACTCACTCCAGAAACAAGATTTAAAGGGAAGTGGTTCTGCCCAACCTGTCGGAATCAACAATGA
- the LOC135599042 gene encoding PHD finger protein ING2-like isoform X1, translated as MAIARTGVFVDDYLEYSSTLAAELQRLLSTMRELDERAHGIINQTKEQTRYCLGMPSHYSKKVIHEDDEAEFEKMKKEIEASQENALSLCTEKVLLAQQAYELIEGHLKRLDEDLNQFAEDLKQEGKIPPDEPAIRPPLPIVNRDEKRKGGYLTPQPKRLRERDWDRDRDMDIELMPPPGSDRKNIPASADVDQPIDPNEPTYCVCHQVSFGDMIACDNENCEGGEWFHYSCVGLTPETRFKGKWFCPTCRNQQ; from the exons ATGGCAATCGCGAGGACCGGGGTCTTCGTCGACGATTATTTGGAAT ATTCGAGCACGTTGGCGGCAGAGCTCCAGAGGCTACTGTCCACCATGAGAGAACTCGACGAACGAGCTCATG GTATTATAAACCAGACAAAAGAACAGACAAGGTATTGTTTAGGAATGCCTTCTCACTACTCGAAGAAGGTAATCCATGAAGATGATGAGGCAGAATTCGAGAAGATGAAAAAAGAGATCGAAGCTAGCCAGGAAAATGCATTGAGCCTGTGCACAGAGAAAGTTTTGCTAGCCCAACAAGCTTATGAACTG ATAGAGGGCCATTTGAAGCGCCTAGATGAGGATTTGAACCAGTTTGCAGAAGACTTAAAGCAAG AAGGAAAGATTCCACCAGATGAACCAGCTATTCGTCCTCCACTTCCTATAGTGAATAGGGATGAAAAACGCAAGGGAGGTTATTTAACTCCTCAACCAAAGAGGCTCAGAGAAAGGGATTGGGATAGAGACCGGGATATGGATATAGAACTTATGCCTCCTCCAGGTagtgatagaaaaaatattccAGCATCTGCTGACGTTGATCAACCTATTGACCCAAATGAGCCAACATATTGTGTCTGCCATCAG GTGTCATTTGGAGATATGATCGCATGTGACAATGAAAAT TGTGAAGGAGGTGAATGGTTCCATTATTCATGCGTCGGACTCACTCCAGAAACAAGATTTAAAGGGAAGTGGTTCTGCCCAACCTGTCGGAATCAACAATGA